A part of Cotesia glomerata isolate CgM1 linkage group LG4, MPM_Cglom_v2.3, whole genome shotgun sequence genomic DNA contains:
- the LOC123263937 gene encoding uncharacterized protein LOC123263937, whose translation MYILLLLTIILALLIIYILFRKNHYSKHGIPHPKSYFFIGNLLPVIQKKQAFVELLIDVYNFNKDAKYIGYYDFNGPMTIIRDLDLIKSITTKNFDHFVDHQTFVADPDSDVLFGNNLFTLRGDQWRRIRGLMTGTFTSSKMKAMFKLMADCGDNFSEHLAVKSKESLTVIDSKDSFTRFANDAIATCAFGISVDSMANPDNEFYVIGREGANFGGSKKSWKFFMCQTFPRIAKLLGIKLIDTHVEKFFCNLVEETMAARDEQGIFRPDMIQLLMELRNKDQELTIGSMTAQAFIFFLGGFETTSAVMCFAAHEIAMNISIQEKLQQEIDQVFEDCGGNLTYEAVNGMQYLDAVINESLRMYPSPGFMDRVCTRSFELPPSLPGLKPLKVQPGDRFLIPMWAIHRDSKYFQDPDTFNPDRFIEGKVNPAAYFPFGAGPRMCIGNRFALMEIKVLLIYLLKKCQIKPAEKMILPLRLSREDFTIKAEGGFWLEVQPRSLIFDQRKVTYVSRTRRAKTPTMDLISQSIIALAIIIIIISYLFLSQETHFFKHGIPHLPKQTLFHDLYDIFFKNRSAVSLLLKMYNHDKSAKYVGVYEFGKPVIVIRDLELLKSITVKNFDHFVNRRNFIKTDIDPLFSYSLFFLTDDKWRETRTILTPAFTAMKMKSMFKLMTDCANNFTNHLVARSQKCSLEFDSKDIFTRYTNDTIATCAFGVSVDSMKDPDNEFYLLGRQATNFEDKALKFFIVLLFPRLARLFRVKMVDAKVEKFFLDLVSNTIALRDQQGIYRPDMIQLMMEARNSSDLKKELSIQKMTAQAFIFFFGGFDTTSRMMCFAAHEIAANSEVQERLHAEIDQVLEDFGEPTYEVINNMQFLDAVITEVLRMYPAMIVADRLCTQGFELPPAVPGAKPYLLKLGSLVMLPTWAIHREPEHFSEPDTFDPDRFLGDRKKTVNSVAYLPFGAGPRMCIGNRFALLEIKVMFFHLLSKCSISPAKKMILPLEIADSNTSLGAKGGFWLDILPRKKEI comes from the exons ATGTACATATTGTTATTACTCACAATCATCCTAGCGCTTTTGATAATCTACATTCTCTTCCGAAAGAACCACTACTCCAAGCATGGAATACCTCATCCAAAATCTTATTTCTTCATCGGCAATCTGTTACCAGTAATCCAAAAGAAGCAAGCATTCGTCGAGCTCCTTATAGACGTTTACAATTTCAACAAAGACGCCAAGTACATTGGCTACTACGACTTCAATGGCCCGATGACAATAATCCGAGACTTGGACCTGATCAAGAGCATCACTACCAAGAATTTCGATCACTTTGTTGACCACCAGACGTTCGTTGCTGATCCAGACTCGGATGTCCTCTTCGGAAACAACCTCTTTACTCTTCGAGGAGATCAATGGCGTAGGATCCGAGGTTTGATGACTGGAACGTTTACATCCAGCAAGATGAAGGCTATGTTCAAGCTGATGGCAGATTGTGGGGATAATTTTTCCGAGCACCTTGCAGTTAAATCCAAGGAAAGCTTAACTGTGATTGATTCGAAGGACAGTTTCACCAGATTTGCCAATGACGCTATTGCGACCTGTGCATTTGGCATCTCTGTTGACTCAATGGCAAATCCCGACAACGAGTTCTACGTCATTGGAAGAGAAGGAGCTAACTTCGGAGGCTCCAAAAAGTCCTGGAAGTTCTTCATGTGTCAAACCTTTCCAAGGATCGCCAAGTTACTGGGTATCAAGCTGATAGACACCCATGTGGAGAAGTTCTTCTGCAATTTGGTTGAAGAAACGATGGCTGCTAGAGACGAGCAAGGGATCTTCCGACCGGACATGATCCAGTTGCTGATGGAGTTACGGAACAAGGATCAGGAACTGACCATTGGAAGTATGACTGCCCAGgcgttcatttttttcttgggTGGCTTCGAGACAACGTCAGCAGTGATGTGCTTCGCTGCTCATGAGATAGCGATGAACATCTCAATCCAGGAAAAGCTGCAGCAAGAGATTGACCAGGTGTTTGAAGACTGTGGTGGCAACCTTACTTATGAAGCAGTCAACGGGATGCAGTACCTTGACGCAGTCATCAACGAATCCTTGAGAATGTATCCATCACCTGGATTCATGGACAGGGTTTGCACAAGGAGCTTCGAACTGCCTCCTAGTTTGCCGGGCTTGAAGCCGTTGAAGGTCCAACCTGGAGATCGCTTCTTGATTCCAATGTGGGCGATCCACCGAGATTCAAAGTACTTTCAGGATCCGGATACCTTCAATCCAGATAGGTTCATCGAAGGAAAGGTTAATCCTGCTGCTTACTTTCCTTTTGGGGCAGGACCTAGGATGTGCATTGGAAATCGGTTTGCTTTGATGGAGATCAAGGTCCTGTTGATATACCTGTTGAAGAAGTGTCAGATCAAGCCTGCTGAGAAGATGATTCTGCCGTTGAGGTTGAGCAGGGAGGATTTTACTATCAAGGCTGAAGGCGGCTTTTGGTTGGAAGTCCAACCAAGGTCGTTGATATTTGATCAACGCAAGGTTACTTAT GTCAGTAGAACCCGTCGTGCTAAAACACCAACAATGGATCTAATTTCGCAGTCTATAATCGCGTTagccatcatcatcatcatcatcagttACTTATTTCTGTCCCAAGAGACTCACTTTTTCAAGCATGGAATCCCTCATCTACCTAAACAGACTCTCTTTCACGATTTATAcgatattttctttaaaaacagATCAGCAGTGAGtctacttttaaaaatgtataatcACGATAAATCAGCAAAGTATGTCGGAGTATACGAATTCGGAAAACCAGTAATTGTAATCCGAGATTTGGAGCTTCTTAAGAGCATAACTGTGAAGAACTTTGACCACTTTGTCAATCGTCGAAACTTCATTAAAACGGATATAGATCCTTTGTTCAGTTACAGCTTGTTCTTCCTTACCGATGACAAGTGGCGTGAAACCAGGACAATTCTCACTCCAGCATTCACCGCAATGAAGATGAAGAGCATGTTCAAATTGATGACCGACTGCGCGAATAATTTCACAAACCACTTAGTAGCCAGATCCCAAAAATGCTCCCTTGAATTTGACTCCAAGGACATATTCACGCGTTACACCAATGACACCATTGCTACTTGCGCTTTTGGAGTCTCGGTGGACTCAATGAAGGATCCTGACAACGAATTTTACCTCCTTGGAAGACAAGCAACCAATTTCGAAGACAAAGCGCTTAAATTCTTCATAGTCTTGCTGTTTCCAAGACTTGCGAGGTTGTTCAGGGTGAAAATGGTCGATGCAAAGGTGGAGAAGTTCTTTCTGGACCTGGTCAGCAATACGATTGCATTGAGAGACCAGCAAGGAATCTACAGGCCAGATATGATCCAACTGATGATGGAAGCTAGGAATAGCTCAGATTTGAAGAAGGAGCTTTCTATCCAGAAAATGACCGCCCAGGCCTTCATCTTCTTCTTCGGAGGCTTTGACACCACTTCCAGGATGATGTGCTTCGCTGCTCATGAGATTGCGGCTAATTCCGAAGTCCAAGAACGCTTGCACGCGGAAATAGACCAGGTTTTGGAAGATTTTGGAGAACCCACTTACGAAGTGATCAACAATATGCAGTTTCTCGATGCTGTTATCACTGAGGTGTTAAGGATGTATCCTGCGATGATAGTCGCTGATAGGTTATGCACCCAAGGCTTCGAATTGCCTCCAGCTGTTCCCGGGGCAAAGCCATACCTTCTTAAACTTGGTAGTCTGGTCATGCTGCCGACTTGGGCGATTCATCGGGAACCAGAGCACTTTTCTGAGCCAGACACTTTTGATCCTGACAGATTCTTGGGTGATCGCAAGAAGACAGTGAACAGTGTTGCTTATTTGCCGTTTGGCGCGGGCCCCAGAATGTGCATTGGCAACAGATTCGCGCTCTTGGAGATCAAGGTCATGTTCTTCCATCTTTTGAGTAAGTGCAGCATCAGTCCAGCCAAGAAAATGATCCTTCCGTTGGAAATTGCTGATTCTAATACTTCTTTGGGTGCTAAAGGCGGATTCTGGTTGGATATTTTGCCGAGAAAAAAagagatttga